The following coding sequences lie in one Anguilla rostrata isolate EN2019 chromosome 8, ASM1855537v3, whole genome shotgun sequence genomic window:
- the LOC135261853 gene encoding uncharacterized protein LOC135261853, which yields MTTHESCMDSFLSDEEDARAIEDAIKAAIKAVMYVLCNINNNKIRAYEMMVAQRDRENERLRMQMKSAEMELISLRRYRRTMGQGGLVDSVCSLDSGISSEENSKQDLCAKSGSCDAEEDMRGQPLWSKEFATECTGPCASAADQAEREGWGTTVDPSLVAFGEGLRCRSRGEWTNGGPLKSDGDSGHPAAAAEGPVPVKEEPPDFETVCVKWEVCDRGVPVGGGARPAPKNGTASTWSRDGALPCGERQKHSFGFPGLPGERTTLPPTCQKSACSVWPDLEMKRMSNREKLQRYRARIRADPDKYRVYREMDRRRYQMRKKSIKDLPEHCQKLKREAWREAARRHRARKKSCPPIGPHVDLALNVEVPLDPTEILQSWDPTMCTGQGNQVPLD from the exons ATGACTACACACGAAAGCTGTATGGACTCATTTCTGTCGGATGAAGAGGACGCCCGCGCGATTGAAGACGCGATTAAGGCAGCAATAAAAGCTGTCATGTATGTTTTGTGcaacataaacaacaacaaaatacgTGCGTATGAAATGATGGTGGcccagagggacagagagaacgAAAGACTGAGAATGCAAATGAAGTCCGCTGAGATGGAATTGATATCACTGCGGCGATACAGACGGACAATGGGACAGGGGGGTCTTGTGGATTCTGTTTGCAGCCTTGACTCCGGGATTTCGTCGGAAGAAAACAGCAAACAGGATTTGTGCGCTAAATCAGGGTCGTGCGACGCCGAGGAAGACATGCGCGGCCAACCCCTGTGGAGCAAGGAGTTTGCCACTGAGTGTACCG GTCCCTGTGCAAGTGCGGCTGACCAGGCGGAGCGTGAAGGTTGGGGGACGACGGTTGACCCTTCCCTGGTCGCATTCGGCGAAGGTCTTCGCTGCAGGTCACGGGGGGAGTGGACCAACGGCGGCCCGCTGAAATCGGACGGTGACAGCGGGCACCCCGCAGCCGCTGCGGAGGGCCCCGTCCCGGTGAAGGAGGAACCCCCCGATTTTGAAACCGTATGCGTGAAGTGGGAAGTCTGCGATCGCGGTGTTCCGGTGGGTGGCGGCGCTCGCCCCGCGCCTAAAAACGGCACCGCGTCGACGTGGTCCAGAGACGGAGCTCTCCCTTGTGGCGAGAGGCAGAAGCACAGCTTCGGTTTCCCCGGTCTTCCAGGAGAGAGGACAACGCTTCCCCCGACCTGCCAAAAAAGCGCATGCTCGGTTTGGCCGGATTTGGAGATGA AGAGAATGTCCAACAGGGAAAAGCTGCAACGCTACAGAGCCAGGATACGGGCGGACCCAGACAAGTACCGGGTGTACCGGGAAATGGACCGTCGTAG GTACCAGATGAGGAAAAAGTCCATAAAAGATCTTCCCGAGCACTGTCAGAAGCTGAAGCGGGAGGCGTGGAGAGAGGCGGCCAGGCGACACCGCGCGCGGAAGAAGTCCTGCCCTCCGATTGGCCCTCACGTCGACCTTGCGCTAAACGTGGAGGTGCCATTGGACCCCACCGAAATTCTCCAGAGCTGGGATCCCACAATGTGCACTGGCCAAGGAAACCAAGTCCCATTGGATTGA